The Apostichopus japonicus isolate 1M-3 chromosome 6, ASM3797524v1, whole genome shotgun sequence genome contains a region encoding:
- the LOC139968779 gene encoding uncharacterized protein yields MENNLVSHSGCDDISNLTSIESRVPDLHPAKSQEPSLVVSTPQAVHISSEKAGNAENGDAELKPTLTIRNEANVAGGQEVDKPVSKRQMKRMARHQKWLDLKPLRRQKQKEKMKDKKRKQKEERERLGIDEDSIRGPKLIKMSDPEASKVSIAIDCGFDHLMNDMEVRKVAKQIQRCYAANRRSPSPFQLHLCSFKSKTKSWFDGSIQGYSNWDVHIHDTSVEEAFPKEMVVYLSSESENVLQRLDPSKAYIIGGLVDHNHQKGLCHQTAVEKGWQHAQLPITEFVEINGRKVLTINQVFEILLGFASTNNWKDSFYQVLPARKVKTYAQDSSADKAAIGSEEREAGLSSGGADQERKEEDSCEEMRLIQANEQS; encoded by the exons atggaaaacaacCTGGTATCACATAGTGGTTGTGACGACATTAGCAATCTAACTTCTATTGAGAGCAGAGTACCGGATTTGCACCCAGCAAAGTCACAGGAACCCTCATTGGTAGTGTCAACGCCACAAGCAGTGCACATTTCATCAGAGAAAGCAGGAAATGCTGAAAATGGTGATGCAGAATTAAAACCAACTTTAACGATAAGAAATGAAGCAAATGTGGCTGGAGGTCAAGAAGTGGACAAGCCAGTATCGAAGCGGCAAATGAAACGAATGGCTAGGCATCAGAAATGGCTTGATCTTAAACCTCTGAGAAG ACAAAAACAGAAGGAGAAGATGAAGGATAAAAAGAGGAAACAgaaggaagagagagagagactggGAATCGATGAAGATAGTATAAGAGGTCCCAAGCTGATCAAAATGTCGGACCCTGAAGCTAGCAAAGTATCCATTGCTATCGACTGTGGCTTTGACCACTTGATGAACGATATG GAAGTCCGTAAGGTTGCCAAGCAGATTCAAAGATGCTATGCGGCCAACAGACGTTCTCCGTCACCATTCCAGCTCCACCTCTGCAGTTTCAAAAGCAAGACGAAATCCTGGTTTGATGGAAGTATCCAAGGCTATTCTAACTGGGAT GTCCACATTCACGATACATCTGTCGAAGAAGCCTTTCCTAAAGAAATGGTAGTTTACCTGTCTTCAGAGTCTGAAAATGTCCTGCAGCGACTAGATCCTTCAAAGGCCTATATTATTGGAGGGTTAGTGGATCACAATCATCAAAAG GGTTTATGCCATCAAACTGCTGTTGAGAAGGGCTGGCAGCATGCCCAACTACCCATCACTGAATTTGTAGAGATTAATGGACGGAAAGTTTTGACAATCAATCAAG TGTTTGAAATTCTTCTTGGATTTGCTTCTACTAATAACTGGAAGGACTCATTTTATCAGGTGTTACCGGCACGGAAAGTGAAGACTTACGCCCAAGACAGCTCGGCAGATAAAGCCGCTATCGGATCGGAAGAAAGAGAGGCAGGACTATCGTCAGGTGGAGCGGACCAAGAGAGAAAAGAAGAGGACAGTTGCGAGGAGATGAGGCTGATCCAAGCCAATGAGCAGTCTTGA
- the LOC139968778 gene encoding protein TBATA-like isoform X1, whose protein sequence is MPLFKPEGGEPLVVRSTLGSVPEHNAKTHMLPMTQKDFAGARPATGAKVRFGQLTQSSFFARHNPQPGRVRHIKGLLDFPICAVHDDGFVKYPRLRFRNQRNTDVRQSLPVRLPIQSINYHPNHINPPLQAHQVNQLEASKYFQKNPVSVRERADPNFGLIPYTDDWRNELVSLVDKAGLGLPKEVKDYQREQPKRTSVYSAETGRLIPPPSRAMSRGASRQRQREPFLHIAPEQSNENLVLEMLCQILQTDSIGAVQEWLVSSGDKEKDLALNIIKVALGAEDTYWKQLEEPAVTPFDSFLDFRPMSQPPSNMIVENGYAEMDRPSPRLRAGTSMGRLGTGFSRYSYQGDKKLPGSPREQFKFDGNGNPSLRPLSHKPDILKIDHSVRPTSRPQTRTGSPRGGAQGHTQTSPVPGTPQRLHISSRTQGNQE, encoded by the exons ATGCCACTCTTCAAACCAGAGGGAGGTGAACCCTTAGTTGTAAGGAGTACACTGGGTTCTGTTCCTGAACACAATGCCAAAACCCACATGCTACCAATGACTCAAAAAGATTTTGCTGGTGCCAGACCAGCCACTGGTGCTAAAGTACGGTTTGGTCAGTTGACCCAAAGCTCCTTTTTCGCAAGACACAACCCACAACCAGGCCGTGTCAGACACATTAAAG GTCTGTTAGATTTCCCAATTTGTGCAGTGCACGATGACGGGTTTGTTAAGTATCCACGGTTACGATTTCGTAACCAGCGGAACACTGACGTGAGGCAGTCTCTTCCAGTACGGCTGCCAATTCAATCCATAAATTACCATCCAAACCATATCAATCCACCTTTACAAGCCCACCAAGTAAATCAACTTGAAGCCAGCAAATATTTTCAGAAGAACCCTGTCTCAGTAAGAGAACGGGCTGATCCAAACTTTGGGCTGA TACCTTATACTGATGATTGGCGAAATGAATTGGTATCCCTGGTAGATAAGGCAGGGCTCGGACTTCCTAAAGAGGTGAAGGATTACCAGAGGGAACAGCCAAAGAGGACCAGTGTGTATTCAGCTGAGACTGGTAGATTAATACCGCCCCCATCAAGGGCAATGTCCAGGGGTGCATCTCGTCAGAGACAGAGGGAACCGTTTCTCCACATAGCTCCAGAACAGAGCAATGAAAATTTG GTTCTAGAGATGCTGTGTCAAATTTTACAAACAGATTCAATCGGAGCAGTGCAAGAATGGTTGGTCTCCAGTGGGGATAAAG AAAAAGATTTGGCATTGAACATAATTAAAGTGGCTCTTGGAGCTGAGGACACCTACTGGAAACAGCTGGAGGAGCCAGCAGTGACTCCATTCGATAGCTTCTTGGATTTCAGACCAATGTCTCAACCACCGTCAAATATGATTGTTGAAAACGGGTACGCAGAGATGGATAGGCCCTCCCCCAGGCTCCGTGCAGGTACCAGCATGGGTAGACTTGGTACCGGCTTCTCCAGATATTCCTACCAGGGAGACAAGAAATTACCCGGCTCTCCCAGGGAACAATTCAAATTTGATGGCAATG GTAACCCGTCACTCAGACCTCTCAGTCACAAACCAGACATCTTGAAGATAGACCATTCCGTTCGTCCAACATCTCGACCACAGACTCGGACTGGTTCACCAAGAGGTGGTGCACAGGGCCACACCCAAACATCTCCAGTACCCGGCACGCCTCAAAGGTTACACATATCATCGAGGACACAAGGAAACCAAGAATAA
- the LOC139968778 gene encoding protein TBATA-like isoform X2, protein MPLFKPEGGEPLVVRSTLGSVPEHNAKTHMLPMTQKDFAGARPATGAKVRFGQLTQSSFFARHNPQPGRVRHIKGLLDVPICAVHDDGSIKEPSNLLRAPSSAERRSLYSFHIPRISSAPYRIFNQNPVLNSHRYPINTITGMSTYPKGFKDLANHLPYTDDWRNELVSLVDKAGLGLPKEVKDYQREQPKRTSVYSAETGRLIPPPSRAMSRGASRQRQREPFLHIAPEQSNENLVLEMLCQILQTDSIGAVQEWLVSSGDKEKDLALNIIKVALGAEDTYWKQLEEPAVTPFDSFLDFRPMSQPPSNMIVENGYAEMDRPSPRLRAGTSMGRLGTGFSRYSYQGDKKLPGSPREQFKFDGNGNPSLRPLSHKPDILKIDHSVRPTSRPQTRTGSPRGGAQGHTQTSPVPGTPQRLHISSRTQGNQE, encoded by the exons ATGCCACTCTTCAAACCAGAGGGAGGTGAACCCTTAGTTGTAAGGAGTACACTGGGTTCTGTTCCTGAACACAATGCCAAAACCCACATGCTACCAATGACTCAAAAAGATTTTGCTGGTGCCAGACCAGCCACTGGTGCTAAAGTACGGTTTGGTCAGTTGACCCAAAGCTCCTTTTTCGCAAGACACAACCCACAACCAGGCCGTGTCAGACACATTAAAG GCCTCTTGGATGTGCCAATATGTGCTGTACATGACGACGGCAGCATTAAAGAACCATCCAATCTGCTCAGGGCTCCCTCCTCTGCCGAGAGGAGGAGCCTTTATTCATTTCACATTCCTCGCATTTCAAGCGCTCCTTACAGGATATTCAACCAGAACCCTGTACTCAACTCCCATCGTTACCCAATAAACACCATTACAGGAATGAGCACCTACCCTAAAGGGTTCAAGGACTTGGCTAATCATT TACCTTATACTGATGATTGGCGAAATGAATTGGTATCCCTGGTAGATAAGGCAGGGCTCGGACTTCCTAAAGAGGTGAAGGATTACCAGAGGGAACAGCCAAAGAGGACCAGTGTGTATTCAGCTGAGACTGGTAGATTAATACCGCCCCCATCAAGGGCAATGTCCAGGGGTGCATCTCGTCAGAGACAGAGGGAACCGTTTCTCCACATAGCTCCAGAACAGAGCAATGAAAATTTG GTTCTAGAGATGCTGTGTCAAATTTTACAAACAGATTCAATCGGAGCAGTGCAAGAATGGTTGGTCTCCAGTGGGGATAAAG AAAAAGATTTGGCATTGAACATAATTAAAGTGGCTCTTGGAGCTGAGGACACCTACTGGAAACAGCTGGAGGAGCCAGCAGTGACTCCATTCGATAGCTTCTTGGATTTCAGACCAATGTCTCAACCACCGTCAAATATGATTGTTGAAAACGGGTACGCAGAGATGGATAGGCCCTCCCCCAGGCTCCGTGCAGGTACCAGCATGGGTAGACTTGGTACCGGCTTCTCCAGATATTCCTACCAGGGAGACAAGAAATTACCCGGCTCTCCCAGGGAACAATTCAAATTTGATGGCAATG GTAACCCGTCACTCAGACCTCTCAGTCACAAACCAGACATCTTGAAGATAGACCATTCCGTTCGTCCAACATCTCGACCACAGACTCGGACTGGTTCACCAAGAGGTGGTGCACAGGGCCACACCCAAACATCTCCAGTACCCGGCACGCCTCAAAGGTTACACATATCATCGAGGACACAAGGAAACCAAGAATAA